From the genome of Colwellia psychrerythraea 34H, one region includes:
- a CDS encoding PaaI family thioesterase has protein sequence MNEQAFQDCYPEELSHCYGCGKNNQDGHQLKSYWQHIDKNDLLASVTIARFTPSDIFTAIPGFVYGGMTASLIDCHGTGSASAMAYLAQNREMGSSPTLRFVTGALNVSFLAPTPQGVELELIGRFSQVKDRKIVVDITLSAAGVICSKGQVIAVLMPDTMAPKK, from the coding sequence ATGAACGAACAAGCTTTCCAAGATTGTTACCCTGAAGAATTAAGCCATTGTTATGGTTGTGGTAAAAACAACCAAGACGGTCACCAATTAAAAAGTTACTGGCAGCATATTGATAAGAATGATTTGTTAGCTAGCGTAACTATTGCTCGTTTTACTCCGTCTGATATTTTCACCGCTATTCCTGGTTTTGTTTATGGTGGCATGACAGCCTCATTGATTGATTGTCATGGTACTGGCAGTGCCTCAGCTATGGCTTACCTTGCACAAAATCGTGAAATGGGTAGTTCACCTACATTACGATTTGTCACTGGTGCGTTGAATGTTAGTTTCTTAGCACCAACACCACAGGGCGTTGAGTTGGAATTAATTGGTCGTTTTAGTCAAGTTAAAGACCGTAAAATTGTCGTTGATATAACCTTATCGGCTGCTGGTGTTATTTGCTCAAAAGGACAAGTTATCGCAGTATTGATGCCAGATACTATGGCACCTAAGAAATAG
- a CDS encoding phenylacetate--CoA ligase family protein codes for MKQYFYERECQNPELREQSLLERLPSFITYAKQECQHYGQILQHIDADKITSRELLAQLPITRKSDLMKLQAKNSPLGGLNANKANIGRIFQSPGPIYDPENTSDDWWRLGQAFYAAGFRAGDIVQNCLSYHLTPGGFILDSGARACGCVVIPAGPGQTEQQLDIIEHLKPQGYSGTPSFLKILLDKAKAENRDISSVTKALVTGEALPKGLRAEFDAAGINTLQAYASADVGLIGFESKSDDGFIIAEDLLVEIVRPGTLEPVADGEIGEVVVTSFNVDYPLIRFATGDLSAVKSSESACGRTNMCIKGWLGRADQTTKIKGMFVHAEQIEQVRQAYPHIAKMRLSVTQVNYNDQMNLQCELDSSGYSEADIAGAIENISSSLKKTTKLNGAVELVAVGTLADDGKVIDDLRPIG; via the coding sequence ATGAAACAATATTTTTACGAAAGAGAATGTCAAAACCCTGAGTTACGTGAGCAGTCTCTATTAGAGCGTTTACCTTCTTTTATCACCTATGCGAAGCAAGAATGTCAGCATTATGGGCAAATTTTACAGCATATAGATGCTGATAAAATTACTAGCCGAGAATTGCTTGCGCAACTTCCCATTACGCGTAAATCAGACTTAATGAAGCTACAAGCAAAAAATTCACCACTGGGTGGTTTAAATGCTAACAAGGCTAACATAGGCAGAATTTTTCAATCACCAGGACCTATTTATGATCCTGAAAATACCAGTGATGATTGGTGGCGTTTAGGCCAAGCATTTTATGCTGCTGGATTTAGAGCTGGTGATATAGTGCAAAATTGTTTGTCTTATCACTTAACACCCGGCGGATTTATTCTTGATTCAGGCGCTAGAGCTTGTGGTTGTGTGGTTATTCCAGCAGGGCCTGGGCAAACTGAGCAGCAGCTCGACATCATTGAGCATTTAAAACCTCAAGGTTATAGCGGTACACCATCATTCCTGAAGATTTTACTCGATAAAGCTAAAGCTGAAAATCGAGATATTTCAAGTGTTACTAAAGCGTTAGTTACAGGCGAAGCGCTTCCTAAAGGACTTAGAGCTGAATTTGATGCTGCTGGTATTAACACCTTACAAGCCTATGCTAGTGCAGATGTTGGCCTCATTGGTTTTGAATCTAAAAGTGATGATGGTTTTATTATTGCTGAAGATTTATTGGTAGAAATTGTCCGTCCAGGTACTTTAGAGCCTGTTGCGGATGGCGAAATAGGTGAAGTTGTTGTCACCAGCTTTAATGTAGATTATCCACTTATTCGTTTCGCTACTGGAGATTTGTCTGCAGTGAAATCAAGTGAAAGTGCTTGTGGTCGGACTAATATGTGTATTAAAGGTTGGTTGGGTCGCGCAGACCAAACGACTAAAATTAAAGGTATGTTCGTGCATGCAGAGCAAATAGAGCAAGTACGACAAGCCTATCCTCACATCGCTAAAATGCGTTTGTCAGTAACTCAGGTTAATTATAATGACCAAATGAACTTACAATGTGAATTAGATAGTAGCGGCTATTCTGAGGCTGATATTGCCGGTGCAATTGAGAATATTAGCAGCAGCTTGAAAAAAACAACCAAACTTAACGGTGCGGTTGAGTTGGTTGCGGTAGGCACTTTAGCAGATGATGGCAAAGTCATTGATGACTTACGACCTATTGGCTAA
- a CDS encoding ABC transporter ATP-binding protein, with protein MLSVNNIEVVYDEVIQVLRGVTLDVPEGDVVTLLGPNGAGKSTTLKAISGLLKSEYGEVTKGDITFMGERIDKKNGEDVVRSGLIQVMEGRRIIEDMTSIENLKLGAYTRNDSQINQDLEMVFNYFPRLKERTGLAGYLSGGEQQMLAIGRALMARPKMICLDEPSMGLSPLLVKEVFGIIKKINKDQGITMLLVEQNANYAIRAADYGYIMESGKIVLDGTQEQLLSNEDVKEFYLGGGNEERKSFKNLKSYKRRKRWL; from the coding sequence ATGTTATCGGTTAATAACATTGAAGTGGTTTATGACGAAGTTATTCAAGTACTTCGAGGGGTAACATTAGATGTCCCAGAAGGAGACGTTGTAACGTTACTTGGTCCTAATGGCGCAGGTAAATCAACAACATTAAAAGCAATTTCAGGCCTACTTAAATCAGAATATGGTGAAGTGACTAAAGGTGATATTACCTTTATGGGCGAGCGCATAGATAAGAAAAATGGTGAAGATGTTGTACGTAGTGGTCTGATCCAGGTGATGGAAGGTCGTCGTATTATCGAAGATATGACCTCGATTGAAAACCTAAAATTAGGTGCTTATACACGTAATGATTCACAAATAAATCAAGATCTTGAAATGGTGTTTAATTATTTCCCACGTTTAAAAGAACGTACAGGTCTAGCCGGTTATTTATCAGGTGGTGAGCAACAAATGTTAGCCATAGGTAGAGCATTAATGGCTCGTCCTAAAATGATTTGTTTAGATGAGCCATCCATGGGTTTATCACCATTACTGGTTAAAGAAGTATTTGGTATTATTAAAAAAATTAATAAAGATCAGGGTATTACCATGTTGTTAGTTGAGCAGAATGCTAACTATGCAATAAGGGCTGCTGATTACGGGTACATTATGGAGTCAGGTAAAATTGTACTTGATGGTACTCAAGAGCAATTACTTAGCAATGAAGATGTTAAAGAATTCTATTTAGGTGGCGGCAACGAAGAACGTAAAAGCTTTAAAAACTTAAAATCTTATAAAAGACGTAAGCGTTGGTTATAA